AGGGAGTGCGAACGCGAGGCGGGAGTGCGCTAAGACAGCCGCAGGAATCCGGATACGATGCTTCAGCAAGGCTGAAGAACGCGATCATTCCCATCCTGGCATCGTGACATCGTTCCCGATTCGCCAACACTGGCAGGACACAGGCTAGCAATCGAATCACGCAACTGCTAAAGCCTCTTGCGTTTCGGCGCAGGGTCATCTATAGTTTGCGGTGGATTAGCACTCTCTTAGTTAGAGTGCTAACGCAATACGGGAGGATGCGGCGACAGGCCGCAATGCTGATCGGAATTACGAGGAGGTTATCACAGGTGGCAACTACTGCGACGTCTCTCAAGCCACTCGGCGAGCGCGTCATCGTGCGGCCGCAGTCGCGCGAAGAGGTCACGAAGAGCGGCATCGTCCTGCCGGACACGGCCAAGGAAAAGCCGCAGCGCGGTGAAGTGATCGCCGTCGGCCCCGGCCGCTACGACGACGAGGGCGAGAAGCGCATTCCGCTCGACGTCAAGGTCGGCGACAAGGTGCTGTTCGCCAAGTATGCGGGCACCGAGTTCAAGGTGGATGACGAGGAGCTGCTGATCCTCTCCGAGAAGGACATCCTCGCCGTTATCTCTGAGTAATGTTCACCGCCCGTCGCAATCTGGCGACGGCGGATGTTCTGTCTCGTCCGAATCGTTGTATTCAAG
The Thermomicrobiales bacterium genome window above contains:
- the groES gene encoding co-chaperone GroES yields the protein MLIGITRRLSQVATTATSLKPLGERVIVRPQSREEVTKSGIVLPDTAKEKPQRGEVIAVGPGRYDDEGEKRIPLDVKVGDKVLFAKYAGTEFKVDDEELLILSEKDILAVISE